A genomic window from Halogeometricum borinquense DSM 11551 includes:
- a CDS encoding FkbM family methyltransferase encodes MSFASSGASVFYDFTDDFESEKDIVSEVLDAVEGGDVFYDIGANIGLYACFVGTASDDIDVVAFEPSHRASSELRKNIELNRLDVQIRSEALSDECGTASFVDEGLTQNHLQSRAETGTADATEVPIVTGDSLVDDGETPHPTVAKIDVEGAEMQVLQGLDAELSRPEFRTVFCEVHPRKLPEYDSSPEEVEQFLRERGFSLETLYERRSQYYLKAVKDDHEE; translated from the coding sequence GTGTCGTTTGCCTCGTCCGGTGCGAGTGTCTTCTACGACTTCACCGACGATTTCGAGAGCGAGAAGGACATCGTCTCGGAAGTTCTCGATGCTGTCGAGGGCGGCGACGTGTTCTATGATATTGGGGCGAATATCGGCCTGTACGCGTGTTTCGTCGGAACCGCGTCTGACGACATCGACGTCGTCGCGTTCGAGCCGAGTCACAGAGCTAGTAGCGAGCTACGTAAAAACATTGAACTCAACCGTCTCGACGTGCAGATCCGTTCCGAAGCGCTCTCCGATGAGTGCGGTACGGCCTCGTTCGTGGATGAGGGATTGACGCAGAATCACCTCCAGTCTCGCGCCGAGACAGGGACAGCCGACGCTACCGAAGTGCCGATAGTGACTGGTGATTCGCTCGTAGACGACGGCGAAACGCCCCACCCGACAGTAGCGAAAATCGACGTCGAAGGCGCGGAGATGCAGGTCCTCCAGGGGCTCGACGCGGAACTCAGCCGTCCGGAGTTCAGAACCGTGTTTTGCGAGGTTCATCCCCGAAAGCTCCCCGAATACGATAGTTCGCCCGAGGAAGTCGAACAGTTCCTCCGAGAACGGGGGTTCTCGCTGGAAACTCTCTACGAGCGCCGTTCGCAGTATTATCTCAAGGCTGTGAAGGACGACCACGAGGAGTAG
- a CDS encoding glycosyltransferase 87 family protein, producing the protein MFDTGHLRRRCEAVNTALRNSIGVGVPVLIVALSLFVVPFVDLSLVVADIIEFDPVYDFVTSYYGAARGYLAGEAVYANPDHPYIYPPLTLLLWLPFVVFDPLLAGVVWDIVVLGVLYASVLFLLSSRNVSLNARWRFGLLAALVGFYPTILWLKAGQVSGLLAALLCVAAGLSGGDEGPRHGILTGAILAVVSLFKPFYAVAATPVPRKNARLVGGFLGVAVVILAGLIIFGIDMQLAQFDYLLTGLGWGETAEAGGGGSSPTNWGPYYFRPFIVFGGFALYVKFAFVALLAVVSIASRWMDSTELDERLFVLGFTAVPLLSPISDLFAVNALIPALVLTSVAELRREESLIQVPLFTVLMIQIHPYLFGFLASFGPRYVPELRVLEPVLPLLQPALWGIFALVGLQLYRISKEVDF; encoded by the coding sequence ATGTTCGACACCGGTCACCTCCGAAGGCGGTGTGAGGCGGTGAATACGGCGCTACGCAACTCGATTGGAGTCGGCGTCCCGGTCCTGATCGTCGCACTTTCACTCTTCGTTGTGCCGTTTGTCGATCTCTCGCTGGTGGTCGCCGATATCATCGAGTTCGATCCAGTGTACGACTTCGTCACGTCGTACTACGGTGCGGCGAGGGGATACCTTGCGGGCGAAGCCGTCTACGCCAACCCTGACCACCCGTACATCTACCCGCCGCTGACGCTGCTTCTGTGGCTCCCGTTCGTCGTCTTTGATCCCTTGCTGGCAGGCGTTGTCTGGGATATTGTCGTCCTCGGGGTGCTGTACGCGAGCGTGCTGTTCCTGCTGTCGTCTCGGAATGTCTCACTAAACGCACGGTGGCGCTTTGGACTCCTCGCGGCGCTGGTCGGATTCTACCCGACGATCTTGTGGCTCAAAGCGGGACAGGTATCCGGACTGCTAGCTGCGCTCCTGTGCGTCGCTGCTGGTTTATCCGGTGGGGACGAGGGCCCTCGACACGGCATTTTGACTGGAGCCATCCTCGCGGTCGTCTCGTTGTTCAAGCCGTTCTATGCGGTCGCGGCAACGCCGGTTCCGCGGAAGAACGCGAGACTGGTTGGTGGGTTTCTCGGCGTCGCTGTCGTCATCCTTGCCGGTCTCATTATCTTTGGCATCGACATGCAACTCGCTCAATTTGACTACCTCCTCACCGGTCTCGGCTGGGGTGAGACGGCAGAGGCCGGTGGTGGGGGTTCGTCGCCGACGAACTGGGGACCCTATTACTTCCGGCCGTTCATCGTATTCGGAGGATTCGCACTGTACGTAAAGTTCGCGTTCGTCGCCCTCCTCGCGGTCGTCTCAATCGCTAGTCGGTGGATGGACTCTACGGAACTTGATGAGCGACTGTTCGTTCTCGGATTTACTGCGGTGCCACTTCTCAGTCCCATCTCGGACCTGTTCGCGGTCAACGCCCTGATTCCGGCTCTCGTTCTCACCTCAGTCGCGGAACTGCGGCGGGAGGAGTCACTCATTCAGGTTCCGCTGTTCACTGTCCTCATGATTCAAATACACCCGTACCTGTTCGGCTTCCTCGCCAGTTTCGGTCCGCGGTACGTCCCGGAACTTCGCGTCTTGGAACCGGTACTTCCACTGCTTCAACCTGCTCTCTGGGGTATCTTCGCGCTTGTCGGACTCCAATTGTACCGTATCTCGAAGGAAGTGGACTTCTGA
- a CDS encoding glycosyltransferase family 87 protein, translating to MDLSTAFRRTRRSRPRLFWLSAVTLASLLVFPAVEIALQSANLVPGFTFYDFRGAFYTAGERFLSGKNLYADVHNPYVYPPVVVLLFAPFTVVSPWMAGLLWNVFSLAVLGAGLFALVRSFGVRLSIPSKAVLLWALVGFFPTILWLKAGQVSGFLTGLFCFAVAAHRRSWQDDDSTTLALASGALTTISSSFKPFYAPSGAHLLRDKKRFVGAVAAVVGIVGLSLFFGVETFTDYLGVLTHGKGWGQATEPGGISTDITNWGPFFFRPLYFFGSAALYIRLALTFGVAGLVLYSRRDDSARSEYAALALGLTTIPLASPIPDLFAVTPLIPAFIVSLFNELQLDDGLPEIPVLSVLLFHVHAYTLGFFAGFGATIIPAVSALEPLLPFLQAGMWALALMFGLQVYRIGQSVRA from the coding sequence ATGGACCTCTCGACAGCGTTTCGCCGCACACGGCGCTCACGTCCGCGCCTGTTCTGGCTCTCCGCCGTTACGCTGGCGTCGTTGCTCGTGTTTCCCGCCGTTGAAATCGCCCTCCAGTCGGCGAACCTCGTCCCCGGATTCACGTTCTACGACTTCCGTGGCGCCTTCTATACTGCTGGAGAACGATTCCTCTCTGGAAAGAACCTGTACGCCGACGTACACAACCCGTACGTCTATCCGCCCGTCGTCGTCCTCCTGTTTGCACCCTTCACTGTCGTCTCTCCGTGGATGGCGGGTCTGTTGTGGAATGTCTTCTCGCTGGCTGTGTTAGGTGCGGGACTATTCGCGCTCGTTCGCTCCTTCGGAGTTCGCCTTTCGATTCCGTCGAAAGCCGTTCTACTGTGGGCACTGGTCGGGTTCTTCCCGACGATTTTGTGGCTCAAAGCTGGGCAAGTATCTGGCTTCCTCACGGGACTGTTCTGCTTTGCCGTTGCAGCACACCGACGGAGTTGGCAAGATGATGATTCTACCACGCTCGCATTAGCTAGCGGTGCGCTGACGACGATTTCAAGTTCGTTCAAGCCGTTCTACGCACCGTCTGGCGCGCACCTCCTCCGCGACAAGAAACGTTTTGTCGGAGCTGTCGCCGCCGTTGTGGGAATCGTCGGACTGAGTCTCTTCTTCGGCGTTGAGACGTTCACTGACTACCTCGGTGTTCTCACGCACGGCAAGGGTTGGGGACAGGCCACTGAACCCGGCGGAATCAGCACCGACATTACCAACTGGGGCCCGTTCTTCTTCCGGCCGCTGTACTTTTTCGGATCGGCTGCGCTGTACATCCGTCTCGCGTTGACATTCGGCGTCGCCGGACTCGTCCTGTATAGTCGCCGCGATGACTCAGCACGGTCGGAGTACGCCGCACTCGCACTCGGACTGACGACAATTCCGCTGGCCAGTCCGATCCCCGACCTGTTCGCTGTCACACCTCTTATCCCCGCATTTATCGTTTCGCTGTTCAACGAACTCCAACTTGACGACGGTCTCCCCGAGATTCCTGTTCTGTCCGTACTCCTATTCCACGTTCACGCGTATACACTCGGATTCTTCGCAGGATTCGGTGCTACTATCATCCCTGCGGTTTCTGCTCTTGAACCATTATTGCCGTTCTTGCAGGCGGGGATGTGGGCGCTGGCGCTCATGTTTGGACTCCAAGTGTATCGAATCGGCCAATCTGTTCGCGCCTAA
- a CDS encoding glycosyltransferase family 2 protein encodes MVSGDIADADGPMDAVPGPGRDACDAHAALDVEAVLSDTSVVIPSRDEQNYTSKSVPDWLEVVVRTDDGRSVARNRGVEEATGEWIVLADDDITFPTTLTAMLVDSMHTCHLAGLEDFWPMDTLLTRYMVFHRSLWDAVGGFDESREHGEDSDFVYRCADAGAKIRPLPRNIVPHHDADTEFSALEHVEWLWYLLRRHPVRMAPKAALLGLQKLGLVEPPVTDYPDGWSSQLIQPSGEGDER; translated from the coding sequence ATGGTTTCTGGCGACATTGCCGACGCCGACGGCCCGATGGACGCAGTTCCGGGCCCCGGACGCGACGCGTGTGACGCTCATGCGGCACTCGACGTAGAAGCCGTACTCTCGGACACTTCGGTTGTGATCCCGAGCCGGGACGAGCAGAACTACACGAGCAAGAGCGTCCCCGACTGGCTTGAGGTCGTCGTCCGGACAGACGACGGGCGAAGCGTCGCCCGCAACCGCGGCGTTGAAGAGGCAACGGGTGAGTGGATTGTTCTCGCCGACGATGACATTACGTTCCCGACCACGCTGACAGCTATGCTCGTTGACTCTATGCATACGTGCCATCTCGCTGGTCTGGAGGATTTCTGGCCGATGGACACGCTACTGACTCGGTACATGGTCTTTCACCGGTCGCTGTGGGACGCCGTTGGCGGTTTTGATGAGAGTCGAGAACACGGTGAAGACTCCGACTTTGTCTACCGATGCGCGGACGCAGGGGCAAAGATACGTCCGCTTCCTCGTAACATCGTTCCACACCACGACGCCGATACCGAGTTCTCCGCGCTTGAACACGTCGAATGGCTCTGGTATCTCCTGCGGCGACATCCGGTTCGCATGGCTCCGAAAGCGGCGCTGTTGGGTCTCCAGAAGCTTGGACTGGTCGAACCTCCCGTGACAGACTACCCGGATGGGTGGTCTAGCCAACTCATTCAGCCTTCCGGAGAGGGAGACGAGAGATGA
- a CDS encoding glycosyltransferase family 4 protein, protein MNIVHITAGLVPIHGEFGGGVERHIRAVTTGLAARDHNVTVVDRRHDVDDPLSIDGVDVLRLAAPRVQTGLLDGWLDHVLNECLYSAGLRRAQERIAEADVVHAHNMYAGLAARRLARKARVPFVYTCHNGMWCTDDVNTYEQQVVRRFEGSLMRDADASIAVSEAVADGARTYGDADPTVIPNGVDTEIYGPDADTRSVEDTYELDGRKTVLFVGRLARAKGVDVLVKAARDVLDSSNDPVRFVLVGPDKHMFGGSAAESYPTEIRRLLDELGVRDDFVFAGQVSDEELVSLYTAADAFVLPSRYEAQGMVLLEALASGTPVVGTDVGGISEVVTSDVGRVVPPEAPVQLAEALLAVLDADRNGAMSVTARDYAERTYAWPRIVSRIESVYEGVR, encoded by the coding sequence ATGAATATCGTTCACATCACGGCGGGTCTCGTTCCAATCCACGGTGAGTTCGGCGGCGGCGTCGAGCGCCATATCCGAGCAGTCACGACGGGTCTTGCTGCCCGGGACCACAATGTGACAGTCGTGGACCGCCGCCACGATGTTGATGACCCACTCAGCATTGACGGGGTTGATGTACTCCGACTCGCGGCCCCACGGGTCCAGACAGGTCTACTTGACGGGTGGTTGGACCACGTGCTGAACGAGTGTTTGTACTCGGCCGGTCTTCGCCGTGCCCAAGAGCGAATTGCCGAGGCCGATGTGGTCCACGCGCATAACATGTACGCGGGCCTTGCCGCGCGGCGCCTCGCCCGGAAAGCACGAGTTCCATTCGTCTATACCTGCCACAACGGAATGTGGTGTACTGACGACGTGAACACCTACGAACAACAAGTCGTCCGCCGCTTTGAGGGGAGTTTGATGCGAGATGCCGATGCGTCAATCGCTGTGAGCGAAGCCGTCGCTGACGGGGCACGTACGTACGGCGACGCCGACCCGACGGTGATTCCGAATGGTGTTGACACCGAGATCTACGGCCCCGATGCGGACACCCGTTCAGTCGAAGACACCTACGAGCTCGACGGCCGAAAGACCGTCCTCTTCGTTGGTCGTCTCGCCCGAGCAAAAGGGGTTGATGTCCTCGTCAAGGCCGCTCGTGACGTACTCGACAGCAGCAACGACCCGGTCCGGTTTGTCCTCGTCGGTCCTGACAAACACATGTTCGGCGGATCTGCCGCAGAGTCGTATCCTACGGAGATACGGCGTTTGCTTGATGAATTGGGCGTCCGAGACGACTTCGTATTCGCCGGACAGGTATCTGATGAGGAACTTGTCTCCCTCTACACGGCCGCCGATGCGTTCGTCCTTCCGTCACGGTACGAGGCGCAGGGGATGGTCCTCTTGGAGGCACTCGCCAGCGGAACGCCTGTTGTCGGAACAGATGTCGGTGGCATCTCCGAAGTCGTTACCAGCGATGTCGGCCGTGTTGTCCCACCTGAGGCCCCGGTGCAGTTAGCAGAGGCACTCCTCGCTGTCCTCGATGCTGACCGAAACGGCGCGATGTCAGTCACCGCCCGTGACTACGCCGAACGGACCTATGCATGGCCACGTATCGTCTCCCGAATCGAATCCGTGTACGAGGGGGTCAGATAG
- a CDS encoding glycosyltransferase family 4 protein, which produces MHVLFVGTRAPLTPERRGAIEKLTFDLASTLASEGHDATVLTVGESGRRYTAEGVQLVEITEPITRPPSHVTPVVEFGRKARRVADRIHRENPVDVVHAVYYPNLLGFRPPGDAPLVVAEHNAHPWRKEHRFIEELTITHRLRWEADTYIRLAEAHAAFFGAERVLSVSDAHGEWIDRAIPEARSKRETMYNFVDTDVYRPDTASERDIDFPDGKTVLYAGRKVPHKGLHRAVSAISKMETDATLVVLGPLGSGFSDVDSLDGVNPDDLEPYLGSVIEDAQNSGVTDQISFPGYVADADLPAYYAAADVTTFPSVLESFGMVPVESMACGTPVVAHDVPPIDETVLDGETGFLTNEVSASALAAALDRLLTDDSLRSQFAERGRNRAVERFDIETAVQEHIRLYERVHSE; this is translated from the coding sequence ATGCACGTCCTGTTCGTCGGCACGCGCGCGCCACTGACGCCGGAGCGTCGCGGCGCTATCGAGAAACTCACCTTCGACCTCGCTTCGACGTTGGCGTCTGAGGGGCACGACGCAACGGTTCTCACTGTCGGTGAATCCGGCCGCCGATACACCGCCGAGGGCGTTCAACTAGTAGAAATAACCGAACCGATAACGCGCCCTCCCTCGCATGTCACGCCCGTCGTGGAGTTCGGTCGCAAAGCACGCCGAGTCGCCGACAGAATCCACCGTGAGAATCCGGTGGATGTGGTTCATGCTGTCTACTACCCGAACCTTCTCGGCTTCCGACCTCCCGGCGATGCTCCGCTCGTCGTCGCCGAGCACAACGCCCACCCGTGGCGGAAGGAGCATCGTTTTATTGAGGAATTGACTATTACACACCGACTCCGCTGGGAGGCTGACACCTACATCAGACTCGCGGAGGCCCACGCTGCCTTCTTCGGCGCCGAGAGAGTTCTTAGCGTCAGCGACGCCCACGGCGAGTGGATCGACCGAGCGATTCCAGAAGCGCGGTCGAAGCGCGAGACGATGTACAACTTCGTCGATACAGACGTTTATCGCCCCGATACCGCATCAGAACGCGATATCGACTTCCCCGATGGGAAAACAGTCCTGTACGCGGGTCGAAAAGTCCCTCACAAGGGCCTTCACAGGGCAGTCAGTGCGATATCCAAGATGGAGACCGACGCAACACTCGTCGTTCTCGGCCCACTCGGAAGTGGATTCAGCGATGTGGATTCTCTTGATGGTGTAAATCCCGATGATCTCGAGCCATATCTCGGGAGTGTTATCGAGGATGCACAAAATTCCGGAGTGACCGATCAAATCTCGTTCCCTGGCTATGTCGCTGACGCCGACCTTCCGGCCTACTACGCCGCAGCGGATGTCACCACGTTCCCGAGTGTCCTCGAATCGTTTGGTATGGTCCCGGTGGAATCGATGGCGTGCGGAACACCAGTCGTCGCCCACGACGTGCCGCCGATAGATGAGACGGTTCTTGATGGTGAGACTGGGTTCCTGACAAACGAGGTGTCGGCGTCGGCACTCGCAGCAGCCCTGGATCGACTTCTCACCGACGATTCTCTTCGAAGCCAGTTCGCTGAACGGGGACGGAATCGAGCGGTCGAGCGATTCGACATCGAAACCGCCGTACAGGAACATATCCGCTTGTACGAGCGCGTTCACAGCGAGTAA